The Chitinophaga lutea genome contains the following window.
GCCGGATATTGTGCTGAAGGGCGTTTACCCCGTGCATGAGGAGGCGCACAGCCGCTTTCTGGCCACCGGCCGGGCTTATGAGTACACATTGTATAAATTCAAGGATCCGTTCCTGCGCGACCGGGGGTATTATTTCCCGTACCGCATGGATATGGACGCGCTGCGTGCCGCTGCCGGCATTATAAAAGAGTACCGCGACTTCAGTACATTTTCCAAGCGGAATACGCAGGTGAAGACATTCAACTGTACGATAGGGGAGTCTTACTGGACCGAATCCGATGGTCGTATAGTCTATAACGTGAGTGCCAACCGTTTTTTGCGCGGGATGGTGCGCGGGCTGGTGGGTACGATGCTGCGGGTGGGGCGGGGGAAGCTGACGCTGGAAGAATTTCGTGCAGTGATTGAGAGCAAAGACTGCACCATGGCTGATTTTGCGGTGCCGCCGCAGGGTTTGTGCCTGATGCGGGTGATGTATCCTGAGGGAACTTACTGAAGTGAAGAGATGGAGGTGTTGAGGGAGCAGATATACCTGATTTTACCGGCTGGAAAG
Protein-coding sequences here:
- the truA gene encoding tRNA pseudouridine(38-40) synthase TruA, producing the protein MARYFLEVAYMGERYSGFQVQENARTVQAEIDRAAGLLMREPVVTTGSSRTDAGVHAQQNFLHFDTALPLHPQFVYKMNAILPPDIVLKGVYPVHEEAHSRFLATGRAYEYTLYKFKDPFLRDRGYYFPYRMDMDALRAAAGIIKEYRDFSTFSKRNTQVKTFNCTIGESYWTESDGRIVYNVSANRFLRGMVRGLVGTMLRVGRGKLTLEEFRAVIESKDCTMADFAVPPQGLCLMRVMYPEGTY